DNA sequence from the Antarctobacter heliothermus genome:
GCGCTCTGTCACCGTCGACGACGGATATGGCTTGGGCAACTACACGCAGGTTCTGGGCTCTGTCGGGTTCTGGCGCGCGACGTGGCACTCGCTGCTCATGGGCGGGGCCACCACGGCGCTCAGCGTCTTTTTGGGCTTTATCATTGCGCATGGCCTACATCGCTGTGCCTTTCCGGGCAAATGGCTGATCCGCGGCATCATAATCCTGCCGCTGCTTGCACCCTCATTGGTGCAGGCGCTTGGCCTGATCTTTCTGCTGGGGCGCAACGGCGTGGTCAGCCGGGCGCTTGGGGTCGAGATAGAGATCTACGGCTTTCCCGGATTGTTGATTGCCAACACCCTCTATGGCTTGCCGCAGGCGGTGATGATCATCGGGGCCGCGCTGGTCCTGCTGGACGCGCGTGTCTATGAGGCGGCAGAGGTTCTGGGCGCCGCGCCGTCGCGCCAGTTTCGTGACCTGACGCTGCCTGCCGCCCGCTTTGGCATCCTGAATGCGGCCTTTGTTTGCTTTACCATCACCATTACCGATTTTGGCAACGCGGCGGTGATCGGCGGCGATTATTCCGTATTGGCGACCGAGATCTACTCGCAGGTGGTCGGACAGAGGAATTTCAACATGGGCGCTGTTGTGGGGATCATGTTGCTGTTTCCCACCGTAATCTCTTATGCAATCGAACGGCAGGCGATGAAGCGGCAGAAAACCGGGCACAACGCCGGGCAGGTTCCGTATCGGCCCAGCTTTGCGCCACTCCGCGACACGATCATGGCCGGGCTGTCATTGTTGATTTGCATGGGCATCGTCGCAGTGATCGGCATCGTGGTCTACGCCAGCTTTGTCACCCTGTGGCCCTACAACATGTCCCTGTCGACCAAGCACTACAACATCACGCTGGCCGGTGGG
Encoded proteins:
- a CDS encoding ABC transporter permease subunit, which encodes MSVAKTAPAAARRPQFDADRLLVLVCVGLPLLGLTLFFLYPMVIVFLRSVTVDDGYGLGNYTQVLGSVGFWRATWHSLLMGGATTALSVFLGFIIAHGLHRCAFPGKWLIRGIIILPLLAPSLVQALGLIFLLGRNGVVSRALGVEIEIYGFPGLLIANTLYGLPQAVMIIGAALVLLDARVYEAAEVLGAAPSRQFRDLTLPAARFGILNAAFVCFTITITDFGNAAVIGGDYSVLATEIYSQVVGQRNFNMGAVVGIMLLFPTVISYAIERQAMKRQKTGHNAGQVPYRPSFAPLRDTIMAGLSLLICMGIVAVIGIVVYASFVTLWPYNMSLSTKHYNITLAGGYSSLWMTIVISLMAAVGGTLALFLLGLGLRRLPRGVAQPIQLLAAMPAAVPGMVLGLAYILTFNSTATPLYLLYGTAALIAIVNFYHYHTQGFLTLMTGFRQLPPALEEAAGSLGAGLRRTAIDIVAPFIAPMLVAVFFFLFMRSMVTLSAVVFLTTPKLSVAAVTIMRLDDAGLTSQAAAFSTCVMAVVCLALLSMKGLMLLMGQRSEPKGAS